CTTCAATGCGATGCGTCGCCTCGCCATGACGTACCTCCAACTCGCCCGAAAGAAGATACAGAAACTCGCATCCGCCATGCTGATGCGGCTTTGGTGCGCGTCCCGTCTTCACCGGTAGAAACTCGGCAAAGTAAGGATCAAGCTGACGGTCTGGCACCAGGTACCCTAGGCTCTCAAAGAAATACGAAGGATCATCCACACCCGTCTGCGGCAGCCGCATCCGCTCATCACGCCTGTGAACGCGGAACAACGTCTGTGGCTCCGGTTCAAAAAAGTAGCTCAGGTCCTTCGAGAAGACCATCGAAATGCGTGCAAGGTTCCTCAACGTAGGCACCACTCGGCCTGTCTCTAGCTGCGACAAAAAGCTCGCCGAAAGCCCCGTATGGCGACCCAACTCTACCAGTCCCATCGATTTCTTCAGACGCAACTGTTTGATACGCTCGCCAATCTTCTTCTCTGCAATAAACGTCTCAGCCGCTTCGCCATCCACGCCTGGGCTTCTTTCACTCGTCGACGGGCCGCGCATTAGCTGTGGTGTGCGAGACATGGGCAAATCCGATATAGAAGAAGGATCATTTTTATTCATCTGCGTTTCACCGGGGAATAGAATTTTTCCAACAACCACGCAGAAAAAAGATGCTGCAATTTCAGTGGGTAAGATATCTGTGTTTCTCTAGCAACGTTGGATGCAACCTGAGCGCAGAACGTAGTCTGGCATCCGAAAATGCTAGCCTGTCAACAATGAAGCACGCATTCACTCGAGGCCGCTGGCCTGCCGCACTGGCCACGCTGGGAATAACAATCGCCATCGGCTGCGCCAGCCCCGGTCCTCCCATGCCACCATCGCTTCACCTGCCCAAAGTAGTGAATGATCTTTCAGCCAGGCGCATCGGAGACGCTGTTGAGCTGCATTGGACAACTCCCCTGCACACCACCGATGGCCTTGATATCAAAGGCGCTGTCACCGCAGAGATCTGCCGCGCCTCGTTGAGCGCATCCGCACAACCCAGCAAGCACTCCGATTGCACCCCGATTAAACGAACACTCGTTCATCCCGGAGCCACCAGTGCAGTAGACGCGCTTCCTGCTGCACTTGCAACCGGCCAGCCCGCGCTACTGCTCTACCGTGTCCGTCTCTTCAACTCCAACGACCGCACCGCAGGCCCATCAGCACCCGCATTTACCGCCGCCGGAGCAGCACCCTCACCAGTCGAGCAACTCCATGCTTCCTCATCACGATCGGGCATCGTGCTCGAATGGAAGCCCGGCACCGCACCCGTCCCCATCGAACTTGATCGCACCCAACTCAACCCGCCGCAGAAAAAATCAAAGCCCTCACCAGCCGCACCTAAGTCAAAGCCAACACACTCATTCAATCTCGTTGCAAACCAGGCTGTCGAAGTCCGTCTTCAAGCAGCCAATCAACCCTCCGACCGAGGCGGCACACTCGACCGCAGCGCACAAAAGGGAGAGACCTACCGCTACACCGCACAGCGCGTAAACAAAGTCATCCTCGGCGGCCACTCACTCGAAATCCGCAGCGCCATCTCCGCGCCCATCACCATCACGCTGCTCGACATCTTCCCGCCCGCCACGCCAACCGGCCTCGCCGCCATCCCCGGCAATCGCTCCATCGATCTCTCATGGGAGCCCGTCTCCGACACCGACCTCGCAGGCTACATCGTCTACCGCCAGCAGACAGCAGCAGACGGCTCCGCGTCCGGCCCATTCACACGCATCACCCAAACGCCCATCGTCGGCCCAGCCTTCAGCGACCAGACCGCCACCCCCGGCCGCAGCTATATCTATCGCGTTACCGCCATCGACACCACGGGCAACGAAAGCTCACCCAGCGCCACCGCCCAGGAAACCCTGCCGGAGCAGCAGCAGTGACCACCAAAGTAAAGCCTCGAGCCAGTAGCCATCATCACAGGAGCCATCACCATGCGCTACGCAAAATTCCTCTCGCTTGAAAACGGAGCACTCGTCCCCCGCTACGCCTTCGTCGAGCAGCGCGACAACGCGCTCTGGGCCACCGAGCTGATGGCCCCACCAGAAGAAGACCTCGCCGCCCGCAACGCGCCACCCACAGACTTCGATCCAAAACCGCTCGCCGACCTGCACCTGCTCGCGCCCGTGCATCCCTCAAAGATCATCTGCGTCGGCCGCAACTACCGCGACCACGCCGCCGAGCTCGGCAACGAAGTCCCCAAAGAGCCGCTGCTCTTCCTTAAACCGCCCTCGTCGCTCCTCGCACCAAGAGGCGTCGTGCGCATGCCCCTCATCTCCAGCCGCGTCGACTACGAAGGCGAGCTGGCCATCGTCATCGGCCGCCGCTGCCATAACCTCGGCCCCACCGAAGACGCGCGCCCCTACATTCGCGGCTACACCATCGTCAACGACGTCACCGCCCGCGACATCCAGAAGTCCGACGGCCAATGGACGCGCGGCAAAGGCTTCGACACCTTCTGCCCCACCGGCCCCATCGTCTCCAGCGACATCGACCCCTGCGGCTCAGAAACCACGCCCGCAACCCCCGTCACCGTCACCACCCGGCTCAACGGCACGGTCAAGCAGCAAGGCTCAACCCGCGACCTCATCTTCCCCATCGCACACCTGCTCCGCTACATCACGGCAACCATGACGCTCGAACCCGGCGACCTCATCCCCACCGGCACGCCCGCCGGAGTAGGCCCAGTCCAGCCCCTCGACACAGTTCAAATCGAAATCGACGGCCTCGGCACACTCGAAAACACCTTCGCCGCCGACTAAGTAGCGACACAACACAGATTTACACCGACGACCCCGATCTCACATGAAGAAGACGACCACGGATGATCACGGAAAAAACACGGATTGTTTTTTTCCGCGATCATCCTTGGGATCCGCAGTCTCATTTAAATCGTGTCATCGGTGAAAATCGGCGTTAAGCCGTCCGCTGCCCGCGCGAAATGCGTCTAAACAAGGCACCGCTTGATAAAATGGTGATGGACACCGAAGGAGAAAAAACATGGCATCTCTACTCGAACAGCTTCGTGGCATGACCACCGTCGTCTCCGACACCGGCGACATCAACTCGATCCAGCAGTATCGCCCACAGGACTCGACCACCAACCCCTCGCTCATCGCCGCGGCAGCCGAGAAGCCCGAGTACCAGTCCATCGTCGACGACTGCCTCAAGCAGGCCCGCAAGGAAGCCGGTTCCAACGCCACCGACAAAGACGTCGCGCACCTCGCCTTCAAGTCGCTCGCCGTGGCCTTCGGCATCAAGATTCTCCAGATCATCCCCGGCCGCGTCTCCACCGAAGTCGACGCCCGCCTCTCCTACGACGAGCAAGGCTCCATCCAGATGGCCCGCGACATCATCGCGCAATACGAAAAGGCCGGCATCTCCCGCGAGCGCATCCTCATCAAGCTCGCCTCCACCTGGGAAGGCATTCGCGCCGCCGAAGTCCTCGAAAAAGAGGGCATCCACTGCAACATGACCCTGCTCTTCGGCATCCACCAGGCGGTCGCCGCAGCCGAAGCCAAAGTCACGCTCATCTCCCCATTCGTCGGCCGCATTCTGGATTGGTACAAGAAAGACACCGGCAAGGACTTCACCGGCGCCGACGACCCAGGCGTCCAGTCCGTCACACGCATTTACAACTACTACAAGCACTTTGGCTACAAGACCGTCGTCATGGGCGCGAGCTTCCGCAACACCGGCGAAATCATCGAGCTCGCTGGCTGCGACCTGCTCACCATCGCTCCTAAGCTGCTCGGCGAACTCGAAGCCGCCCAGGGCACGCTCGTTCGTAAGCTCGACGCAGACAAAGCCAAGGCCGAGAAGATCGAAAAGATCCCCATGGACAAAGCCACCTTCGACAAGATGCACGCCGCCGACCGCATGGCGAACGACAAGTTGAAGGAAGGCATCGAGGGCTTCTCGAAGGCGCTCGAAGATCTCGAAGTCAGCCTCGAAAAGCGCGCTGCCGAGCTCAACGAGCCCGCCGTCGCCCGCTAAATCACCCTTCATCACCTAAGCAAAAAGGCCCGGACTCTATAACGAGTCCGGGCCTTTCTCATTCGGTTAGAAGTGGTACTTCATCGAGAGCTGCAACTGCCTCTGACCAGACCGCACAGCCGTGATCTGCCCGAAGGTATTCGCGCTCGCATTGGCTGCGGGGTTGCTCAGATAAGCACTGTTGAAGAGGTTATCCGCATCAACCCGGAAGTTGAGCTGTTGTTCATGCCAGATGGTGAAGTCCTTGGTAACTTCTGCTCCGTAGGTCTGGAAGCCTGGCGTCCGTTCCGATGTAGGACTTGCCGTGCCAAAGGTTCCGATAGCAGGCTGACCATACGCACAGACGCCGTTATCAACGCCTGCCGTTGTGCACGGAATAGCCGAAGGATCCGTCCCGAACCAGTTGTTGATGCTGCGGTGAACAATCTTCAACGGCCGATAATGGTTGGCGCGCTGCGCGTTGCCGTTGACCGAGGAGTTATTGGTAGCGCTGATATTGACCGGGAAGCCGGTATAGAAAACGCCGCTCATCCCAACCCTCCATCCGCCAACGATCTCATCGACGACGAAAGGCATCGTGCCGCCATACATCCGCCCGCGCCCAACCGGAAGGTCATACACCAGGTTCCAGTTGATTGCATGACGCACATCCTGACCCGCTGGACCATACTCCGCGTGCAGGTTGTAGACATTCTCCGCATAGGCGCTGACCGCCGTAATACTAGGTACACCATAGAAGCCGGAGCTGTTGGTCATGGCGTGGCTCCAGGTGTAGTTGGCGGTGTATTGCAGACCGTGCCACGCACGCTGCCGAAGCGTGGCCTGCATCGCGTTATAGTTCATCATCGCGTTCGAGTCCGTGTAGCGGATGACGCCGTTGTAACCCACACCAGGCGTGGTGTAGAACGGCGCCGGCGCCTGTGCCAGACAGGCCGCTGACGGAGTCTTTGTGTTGACGTTCTGCACAACGCCGCCGACAATGCACGTGTTGTGTAGTTGGTTGCGGTAGTTGGCCGTAACCAGGTGCTGCCCGGCCTCGCCAACATAACCAACCTGAAGCGAAGCGGTGTTGCTGACCTGATACTCCACCGTCAGGTTATAGATGCCGATAGCTTCCGGCTTCAGGTTTTTGTTCCAGACGTTATAGACGTTGGACGCAGCTGCCGATGTGCCAAATCCTCCAGCCACATTGAAGAAGCTTCCGGGGCTGCCCGAGACGGCCTGAACACCGCTGGCCTCGAAGGTTGCCTGGAAGGGCAGATTGGTCGTCATGCGCAGATTCGCGCCGGTCCCTTCCATGAAGCTCTGCAGGCCGTATCCCCCGCGCAGCACCCAGCGCGGAGTCGCCGACCACGCAAAACCAATGCGCGGCATCACGCTGCCATAGTAAGGATCGACGAGTCCGCGGCCATACCCTGCGTTCGCGCCTGTCACGCACGGCAGACCAATCGCCTGGCATGCTGCCGTGCTGTTGCCGTCCACGATGATGACCGACGGATTGTTCGGATCAATCGTGGACATCCTGTTACCCACCTCGTAGATCGGCTGGACGTACTCATACCGAACGCCGAGGTTGAGGGTCAGGGTGTCGAGCAGCTTCCAGTCGTCCTGCACGAAGTACGCATCGCGCCACGAGCGCATCCCCACCGGTCCGACGACGCTGCCCTTGCTCTTGAAGCCTGCACGGTCCAGCAGGTAGTCCGCCGCGGCGTATCCGGTGTTGGAATAGCCGAGCGGATTGGCCGTCGGAGATGCAGTGCCTGCACCGAGGTAGAAGAAGCCGCCAAGCGATCCATCATTGCCAGGATAGAAGTTGTTCTGCTGCTGGCGAAGGAACTGCACGCCAGCCTTGAAAGTATGGCGACCCCGCAGCCAGGTGAAGTTATCACCATAGAGGAAGGTGTTGATCGTGTAGTTCGTACCGGTGTTCTGGTTGCCGAGGTTCGTGTATTCCGTGCCGTTCGTGGCCGAGAATTGCTGCGGGCTGGCAGAGTTGCCAAACGCGAGTACAGAGAATCCGGCAAAGGCCTGCGAAACAGGATTGTTGGCTCCGATGCCAAGAATCTTGTCACCGTTCAGCCCGAAGACCCCGGTCGGATCGAGCAGCGAAGCTGCATTGCTCTGAAGGCGCGTATAGCCTGCACGAAATTCATTGACCATGGCCGCGTTGAAGGTATGGACTTCGTTGATCGCCACGCCGCGTACCGGGTAGGTAGGCGCGCCCGCGAAGCTGGTAGGAAGCACGTTCTGAGTGGTTGACCCCTGATTGGCAAAGGAGTAGCGAACCGAGAGGCTGTCCTTGTCAGTGGCCCTCCAATCGATCTTCACATCGAACTGGTTACCGTAGTTGCGGCTCTTGGTGGGCCCCGTATAGTTGCTGCTCGCCGGGGTGTTGGTCGCGTTAGGAGCGCGATTGGGCAGCGGGTAGATATTCGGGTGCGCCAGCAGGTACTGCGCCGCCGGGTTCGTAATGGGAATCTGGTTGTTGACGTATGCGGGGTTTCCTGCCGTCGTCGCATCGTAGAGCTGAATCAGCCGCGAGTACGAAGCGCATTTGAAGCCGTTGATCGTGACGTAGCCCGATGTCAGTCCCTGGTCGCCGGAACACATCAAAGACGGGTTGAGAAGCTCGGAGAAGTCGCCCGTGCGCTCCTTCAACGTAAGGACGGTTGCGGTCCCGGTCCCCCCCGAGTGGTAGCGTCCTCCCTGATAGTCGCCAAAGAAGAACAGCTTGTCCTTGAAGATGGGGCCACCCAGTGTGCCGCCGAAGATGTCGCGGGTGAAGCTGTTCCTGGGAACAATCGTCGAGCCATGTTTATTGGCCCAGGTATTCGCATTGAGGTTCTGGTTGTTCAGGAAGAAGAAGCCGCTGCCGTGGAACGCGTTCGTGCCGCTCTTGGTCTGGTAGAGAATGTCGCCGCCCAGCACGTTGCCATACTCAGCCGGCGCGTTCGCCGAGATCACCTGGACCTGGCCAATCGCATCAAGGCTGGGATTGTAGCCCGCAAGATCATCCAGCGTCGCATTGATGTTCATGCCGTCGAGCAGATACTGATTCGTCTGCTGGCGGTTGCCGTTGACCGAGACAGTTTGATTCGTGCTGATCGGCCCCGAGACCGAGGCGTTATTCACGAACCCGTTCGGGTTGGTGCTGACAGCGCCCGGCAAAAACATCGTCAGCGCAATAATGTTCCTGCTCACCAGCGGCACATTCTCAATTGCACGCGTATCCAGAGTCGTCGCCAGCGTCGGATTTTCTGTGTTCAGCAGTGGAGCGATGTTGGCCTCAACCTGCACGTTCTGCGCCTGGCTGGCCAGCACCAGCTTCGAATCGATCTTCGCGTTCTGCCCCGTCTCCAGCACAAACGGCCCAATCTCGGCCTTGGCAAAACCCGAACCTTCCACCGTCACCTTGTAACTGCCGATCTGCAGGAAGCGGATGTTATAGATGCCATCACTGTTGGTCGTCGTTGTCGTCGCGACGCCAGTCGCAACATTAGTTGCCGTCACCGTCGCATTCGGCACCACCGCTCCCGAAGGATCGGTCACCGTGCCATTAATGCTTCCAGTGATGGTCTGCGCAGGACAGGACATTCCAGCGCAGACAAGCGCCGCAACAATCCCAATCCATATCGTCTGAAGGAATTTGCAGATACTACCGGTAACTTGCGCCTGTCGATTCATAAAGTCCTCCTAAAAAAGTGCTTCAAGATCGAATACAGTTCGAAAGAAAAACCCGGGGCATGGTTCACGTTAGCGAATAAAGCGAAGCCAAATCATAAGCACCGAGGGCAAATTTAGTCAAAAGAAATAATTCGGGTGAAAAAACAGCCCCTAAATGTGCAATATTTCGCAAACACCCGTAATGCACGGGTTAGAGTCCCCGGAGCTACCGCGCGTTGCATCCACGCAACACCCCACAAGGAACCACGAGATGTTCCACGCGAAACATTCCAGCCACCGGATTCCGCGGATAAGCACGGATTCTATCTTCCGTCTTATCCGCGTTTATCCGTGAAATCCGCGGTCGTCCTGCCTTTAAATCGGTGTCATCGGTGCAAATCGGTGTTAAGCCTCTCGGACGAGGCCTACAGGATGTACCGGCTCAGGTCCTGGTCCTTCACAATCGTCGCCACCTGCTGGCGCACATACTCCGGATCGACCACAATCACCTTCTCAGTCCCCGAAGCCGTCTGCCGCTCAATCACTGGCAGCGGCGGCGCAACCTGCCCACCGGCGTGTGGCGCCGAGGCGTGAACCGCCGCAACCACACCCTCCTCAGTCGTCTCCGTCCGCGGGCTCTTGAACAGGTCCGGCGCCTGGAAGCTGATCTCATCGAGCACTCGCTCAAGAATCGTATGCAGCCGCCGCGCACCGATGTTCTCCGTCGTCTCATTCACCCGGAAAGCAAACTGCGCCATCTCCGCAATCGCCTCCTTCGTGAACTCCAGCTTCAACCCCTCCGTCTCCAGCAGCGCCATCGACTGCTTCACCAGTGACGACTTCGGCTCCGTCAGAATCCGCACAAAGTCATCCACCGTCAGCGACTGCAACTCCACGCGGATCGGAAACCGCCCCTGCAGCTCCGGAATCAGATCGCTCGGCTTCGACACATGAAACGCGCCCGCAGCAATAAACAAAATGTGGTCGGTCGAAACCATTCCATACTTCGTATTCACCGTCGTGCCTTCCACAATCGGCAGAATGTCCCTCTGCACGCCCTCGCGCGAGACATCCGGCCCATGCCCGCCCTCGCGCCCCGCAATCTTGTCGATCTCGTCCAGAAACACCATGCCCGAGTCTTCAACGCGCTCCACCGCCAGCTTCGTCACCTGGTCCATATCGACAAGCCGGCCTTCTTCTTCCTGCACCAGATAGTCGAACGCCTCGTTCACCTTCATCTTGCGCTTCTTCGTGCGCTGGCCAAACAACCCAGGCAACATGTCCTTCAGGTTGATGTCCATCTCCTCCGCGCCCTGATTCGTGATGACCTCGAAGCTCGGCATATTCCTGTCGCGCACATCCAGCTCGACGATGCGCTCATCCAGCTTGCCCTCGCGAAACTGCTGCCGCAGCTTCTCCCGCGTGCGCTGCTCACGATCGCCGGGCTTCTCATCGCCATCGTGGACCTCGTGCGGCGTCGCAGCCGGCAATTGAATCACATTGCTCCCACTGAATCCCGTGGCGCCTGCAGCAGCCGTCGAAGGCGTCGGTGGCAGCAGCAGATCGAGCAGTCGGTCCTCGGCCGCAAGCTCTGCCTTGTCCTCAACCTCTTCCATCTTCTCTTCGCGCACCATGTCGATGGCGATCTCCACCAGATCGCGCACAATCGACTCCACATCGCGCCCCACATAACCAACCTCGGTAAACTTCGACGCCTCCACCTTCAGGAACGGCGAGTTGGTCAGCTTCGCCAGCCGCCGCGCAATCTCCGTCTTGCCCACGCCGGTAGGCCCGATCATGATGATGTTCTTCGGCATGATCTCTTCCGCCAGCTCCGGCGAAAGCTTCTGCCGCCGCATGCGATTGCGCAGCGCAATGGCCACAGCACGCTTGGCTGCATGCTGCCCCACCACATACTTGTCCAGCTCCGCCACAATCTCACGCGGAGTCATCTCATCAAGCGCCAGCGCCTGATCGTCCGCCGTTCCAGGTAAATAAATCGCCATCTAAAATTCCCCGTCAGCTCATCGTCGTGAGCCGCTGTTTCTAAACCGTCTTCAACTCTTCAATCGTCATCTGATCGTTGGTATAAATGCAGATCTGCCCCGCAATCGCCAGCGACTTCTCCGCAATCTCCCGCGCGCTCAAGTCCGTGTTCTGCAACAGCGCGCGTGCCGCGGCCAGCGCATAGCTGCCGCCGGAGCCAATCGTCGCAATTCCCTCGTCCGGATCGATCACATCGCCCGTGCCCGAAAGCAGAAACATCTGCTTCGCATCCGTCACGATCAGCAAAGCCTCAAGCTGCCGCAGCATCTTGTCCGTGCGCCAATCCTTCGCCAGCTCCACCGCCGCGCGACCCAGGTTGCCCGCATACTGCTCCAGCTTCGTCTCGAATCGCGCAAACAAACTGAACGCATCAGCCGTCGAACCCGCAAAGCCAGCCAGCACCTTGTCGTTATAAAGCTTGCGAATCTTCTTCGCCGTACCCTTCATCACCGTCGCGCCCAGCGACACCTGCCCATCGGCAGCCATCACGACCGAGTCGCCACGTCGCACGCAGATTACCGTCGTCGAGCGAATCCGCCGCCCTTCACCCAAATCCAAAGGATGGCCAGACGCCTTCACAGCCGGTTTCGAGGGAGCGGATTTTTTTGAACGAGCGAGCTTCGAGATAGGAGAGACAGACGCTTTCATGTGTATCTCTCAGTATATTCGCTCGAAGCCCGCCGCTTCAGCCCACGCGCGCCTACCGGCAGGCCGCGTTATTCGCCCCCTTGATCGCCAGAAAAGTAATCGTCGCCGGAGCCAGTTCAACGCGCCCGGCCTTCTGCGCCTTGCCGCGAATCTCCGGCAGATCGCCACTCGCCGTCACATTCAGCTCCTTGCCATTCAGGCTCACCTTGTCCGACATCAACTCGCCCGAGAGCGTATACCGCTCCGACTTCGCCGGCACATCGAGCGTAGCCGAGGCAGTCCGGTCAGCATTGATCGCCAGCAGCGCCACACCACCCGGCACATTCCGCAGACACTGCGCGTAAAGATGCAGGTTCTCCGCTCCCGAATCACCCGCATCCAGCACCGTTGTCCCCATCGTCCTGCGCCACAGCAACGCCGCCCAGTAATTCGGCCGCGGTGCCAGCGTAGTCTCGTCAATCAGCGCATAGTCGCTCGCGTCGAGCGTGTTGTGCATGATGACCTGCACCCCGCGCTTCGCCAGCACGCCCATCTGGTTCAGGTAGCGAAAGCTGTCGATAAAGTCCGATGCCCATGGATTGCCTCCGCACGCCGTCTCACCCGTCTCCGTCAGCCACATCGGCTTGCCCGGAGCATACTTATCGCGCAGCGCCACGTAATACTTTTCGTCGCGCACCGTAAGCGAGAGCCACTCACTCGAAAGCGCCGTCTCCGGCGTCGAGTGCGGAATACCAGCCATCATCGCGCAACGCTGCGAGACGCCTCCATAGAAGTGGTACGAGAACACATCGAGCCCCGGCTCTTCGGCGCGCAGCAGGTCCTCCGCGTGAAGCCCGTGCATACTCGCAGGCATGTGGTCCATCATGCCGATATCGCCTACCGCGCTCGGCCCCGCAACCTTCATCTCCGGCGCGGCCTCACGCACGTACGCAAGAAACGCCTTGAAGTCGCGCCCGTACGCCTCCGCGTCGTATCCCTTGGGCGCGCCGCCCAGCGACGCAAAGTTTGGCTCATTGAACATCTCCGCCGCCGCAATACTGCCGCCATCGGCCTTCGTCGCGGCCACGAGTTTCTTCGCCTCCACCGGCGTCCACACGCCGCTCGCATCGCGCACCCCAGGACTGATAGCAAACGAGGTCACAATCTCCGCGTCCACCGCCTTCGAAAAATCAACAACGCCCTTCCACTGTTGCCCCGTCAGAATGTCGCCAAAACCCTCCGGAGGCGTCTTCGGAGCCGGCCCACCTGTATCATCAAAATAAGTCGAGTTGGCCCACGTTCCGCTCACCCGCACATACGCCGGCCCCAGCGCCGCAGCCAGCTTGCGCAGCCGTGCATTCGAAAGATCCACCGGCGGACGATACCGATACATCGAGGGATCCATTCCCACCGGAGCGCCCGGCTTTGGCTGCTCCGCAGGCGCAGCCGCGCCTCCACTCTTATAGGGGGCCCAGAACCGCCCACCCGTCACCTCAACCATCTCGATGTTGTACGACTGGAACCGCTCATCCACCGTACCCACACGCGGCATCGTCGCAGGCGACACCTGCACAGGCGAAGCCGCCAGCAGCACAGGAGCCGCACCCAGGCCCGCCATGCCCACAAACACCGCGCCGCCCAGCAAAGCCAGCAGCCGGTTCCCTGTCACATTCCCTCGATTGGCCATCCCGCTTCCCTTCATCCCGCGCATTAATTCAAACTGCGGCGAAAGTCTATATCGTCCCACCGCAACAAGAAACAGCAAAATTCGCCATCGCCTTACCCATAGCCCCCGTGACTATCCCACAAAAGTCCGTTACTTCATCAACACCTCTCCTACCCGTTCCGCCTGGATTGGACTATTCTCGTGGTGAGAAATCCAATGTTGTCGTTGATTCCATCCGGACTGCCTTCATCCCTACGCGAGCCCCAGACCCTTGCCCTCGTCGGCGCAGGGGCCGCGGCGGCCCTCGGTTTTGCCATCTACGCCCTCACCCGCAAACGCCCCACCGAAGAGGAGCTTGAGCGTGACCGCCGCGAGCTTCTGGCGCGTGTCGGCCGCATCACCGACGGCACCATCATGGACACCATGGTCGGCGAAGTGAACAACCCAGACACCTCGCCATCAGCCGAAGACACCACACCCGCACCGCGCATCATCGTCTATAACTACCGCATCGCCGGCGTCACCTACGAGTGCGCCCAGGACGTCACCACCCTGGCCGACCAGGTCCGCGGCATCCGCTCCGACCTGCCCGTACAAGTGCGCTACGCCCCACACAACCCCGGCAACAGCATCATCGTGGCCGACACGTGGAGCGGCCTCCGCCTCACCGCCGACCACCCCCACGACCGCACCGACACCGCCGCATAAGCTGCGTTTGAAGCCCGTTCCACCCCGGACTACACTTAAACCATGCACATGGTCGCTACCCCCAACCGCAAAATGCAGCGCGTCCTCCAGGCCTCCATGGTGCTTACGTTTGCCTACGTCGTCGCGACGTTCGTCTTCGGCCTGCGCGCCCACTCCCTGGCCCTGATCTCCGAAGCGGGCCACAATCTCTCCGACCTCTTCGCCATCCTGCTCTCCTTCGTCGCGGTCTACTTCCAGTCCCGCCCCGCAACCGACCAGAAGACCTTCGGCTACCAGCGCGCCGGCGTACTCGCCGCCTTCGTCAACGCCGTCACCCTCGTCGTGCTCTCCGCCTGGATCGCCATCGAAGCCATCCACCGCCTCGCTGCGCCCGTACAGGTGCAGCCGCGTCTGATGATGTACGTCGCCGCCGCCGGCGTTCTGATGAACGGCACCATTGCGCTGCTACTCTGGCGCTTCTCCGGCGACGTCAACATCCGCAGCGTCTTCCTCCACATGCTCGGCGACACGCTCTCGACCGCCGCCGTCATCATCGGCGGCGCAGCCATCCTCTTCACCGGCATGGTCTGGATCGACCCCGTACTCTCCATCATCATCGCCCTGATGATCCTCTGGAGCTCCATCTCCATCATCCGCGAGACGCTCAACATCCTGCTCGAAGGCACGCCTAGGAGCGTGCAGCTTATTGCTGTGCGCGAAGCCATGCAATCGGTCAGTGGAGTCATCGACGTCCACGACCTGCACGTCTGGTCGCTCGGCTCACACTCCCACGCCCTCGCCAGCCACGTCACCATCGACGAGCGCCCCATGAGCGAGTGCGCCGACATCCTCAACGGCCTCAACAAAACACTTCACGACCGCTTCCACATCACCCACACCACCATCCAGTTCGAAACCACCGGCTGCGAAACCACCCACGGCTGCAGCTCCCCACCTGAACTCGAAGCCGTCGGCGCCCACGACCACCATCATCACCACGGCCACAGCCACAGCCACTAGGGCCGTTCTCTCTCAGGTGTAGACCTCTTTGT
This is a stretch of genomic DNA from Edaphobacter acidisoli. It encodes these proteins:
- a CDS encoding cation diffusion facilitator family transporter, with the protein product MHMVATPNRKMQRVLQASMVLTFAYVVATFVFGLRAHSLALISEAGHNLSDLFAILLSFVAVYFQSRPATDQKTFGYQRAGVLAAFVNAVTLVVLSAWIAIEAIHRLAAPVQVQPRLMMYVAAAGVLMNGTIALLLWRFSGDVNIRSVFLHMLGDTLSTAAVIIGGAAILFTGMVWIDPVLSIIIALMILWSSISIIRETLNILLEGTPRSVQLIAVREAMQSVSGVIDVHDLHVWSLGSHSHALASHVTIDERPMSECADILNGLNKTLHDRFHITHTTIQFETTGCETTHGCSSPPELEAVGAHDHHHHHGHSHSH